From one Candidatus Zixiibacteriota bacterium genomic stretch:
- the gyrA gene encoding DNA gyrase subunit A yields MSALERQRIEKIFLEEEMRSSYLDYSMSVITNRALPDVRDGLKPSNRRILVAMNDLNLAPGRAHRKCAKICGDTSGNYHPHGEQVVYPTLVRMAQEFNMRYPLVDGQGNFGSIDGDEAAAMRYTEARLTPIAVEMLADLEKETVPFMDNYDGTLKEPRVLPGKFPNLLCNGTSGIAVGMATNVPPHNLREIVDAIIHVIDNAECTNRDLMRIVPGPDFPTGGIINGRDGIRQAYETGKGHIPVRAKAVTEHGKNGKDAIVITEIPYQVNKANLILRIAELVRDKKIDGISDLRDESDRDGLRIVVELKRDMPPEVVLNQLYAHTTMQQTFSVQMLGLDHGVPVTMSLKQLMQSFVDHRHEVVVRRTEFDLRKAEERAHILEGYRIALDNIDAVIELIKKSKDTPTARDGLMKKFKLSERQAVAILEMRLQRLTGLERQKIEDEYAELIKLIAKLKSILDSRALRMQIIKDELTEMKTKYGDDRRTEIQDAADELTMEDLIAEEDMVITISHQGYVKRLSVSAYRKQQRGGKGVIGVETKEDDFAEHLFVASTHDYILFFSNRGQCYWVKVHEIPTGGKLAKGKPIVNLCQISSDERINAFCNVREFAQDKFVMFATRKGVVKKTSLDAFSNPRKAGVNAMNLPVEDELIDARITDGTYDVVLGTRKGMAIHFKEDNVRPMGRSAYGVKGINLAPGDYVVDMVASKGESSLLVVTENGYGKRTELSDYRITNRGGKGVINIKASERNGEVVAIRDVLEQDELILITHKGIANRQAVKDIKVIGRNTQGVRLISLKGGDKVTDVARLILED; encoded by the coding sequence ATGTCCGCACTCGAACGCCAGCGCATTGAAAAGATTTTCCTCGAAGAGGAGATGCGCTCCTCGTATCTCGACTACTCCATGTCGGTCATCACCAACCGGGCCCTTCCCGATGTCCGGGACGGGTTGAAGCCGTCGAACCGGCGTATTCTGGTGGCGATGAACGACCTTAACCTGGCGCCGGGCCGCGCGCATCGCAAATGCGCCAAAATCTGCGGCGATACATCCGGTAATTACCACCCGCACGGTGAGCAGGTCGTCTACCCGACCCTCGTGCGCATGGCGCAGGAATTTAACATGCGGTATCCGCTGGTCGACGGACAGGGCAACTTCGGCTCGATCGACGGCGATGAGGCCGCGGCCATGCGCTATACCGAGGCGCGCCTGACCCCGATCGCGGTCGAGATGCTCGCCGACCTCGAAAAAGAAACCGTCCCGTTCATGGATAACTACGATGGCACCCTTAAAGAGCCGCGGGTGCTGCCCGGCAAATTCCCCAACCTGTTGTGCAACGGGACATCGGGGATCGCCGTCGGCATGGCCACCAATGTCCCGCCGCACAATCTGCGGGAAATCGTCGACGCCATCATTCATGTCATCGACAACGCCGAGTGCACCAACCGTGATCTCATGCGAATCGTCCCGGGTCCGGATTTCCCGACCGGCGGCATCATAAACGGCCGCGACGGGATTCGTCAGGCGTATGAAACGGGGAAGGGACATATTCCGGTTCGCGCCAAGGCCGTGACCGAACACGGCAAAAACGGCAAAGATGCCATCGTCATCACCGAAATCCCCTATCAGGTCAACAAGGCCAATCTCATCCTGCGGATCGCCGAACTGGTGCGGGACAAAAAGATCGACGGTATTTCGGATTTGCGCGACGAGTCCGATCGCGACGGCCTCAGGATCGTGGTCGAACTGAAACGCGACATGCCGCCCGAAGTGGTCCTCAATCAGTTGTACGCGCACACGACCATGCAGCAGACCTTCTCCGTGCAGATGCTGGGACTGGACCACGGGGTACCGGTCACCATGTCGCTCAAGCAGCTCATGCAGTCGTTTGTCGACCATCGCCATGAAGTGGTCGTCCGGCGGACGGAGTTCGATCTGCGCAAGGCCGAGGAGCGCGCGCACATTCTCGAAGGCTACCGGATCGCGCTGGACAACATCGACGCCGTCATCGAGCTGATCAAAAAGTCCAAAGACACGCCGACCGCGCGCGACGGGCTCATGAAAAAGTTCAAGCTGTCGGAGCGCCAGGCAGTCGCGATCCTCGAGATGCGTCTCCAGCGCCTGACCGGGCTGGAACGGCAGAAGATCGAAGACGAGTACGCCGAGCTGATCAAGCTGATCGCAAAACTCAAAAGCATTCTCGATTCGCGCGCCCTGCGCATGCAGATCATCAAGGATGAATTGACCGAGATGAAAACGAAGTACGGCGATGACCGTCGTACCGAAATACAGGATGCCGCCGACGAGCTGACGATGGAAGACCTGATCGCCGAGGAAGACATGGTGATCACGATCTCGCACCAGGGATATGTCAAGCGCCTGTCGGTGTCGGCCTACCGCAAGCAGCAGCGCGGCGGCAAGGGCGTGATCGGGGTCGAGACCAAGGAAGACGATTTCGCCGAGCACCTGTTTGTCGCCTCGACCCACGACTACATCCTGTTCTTCTCCAACCGGGGCCAGTGCTACTGGGTGAAAGTGCACGAGATTCCCACCGGCGGCAAACTCGCCAAAGGCAAACCGATCGTCAATCTGTGCCAGATTTCCAGCGACGAGCGGATCAACGCCTTCTGCAACGTGCGGGAGTTCGCCCAAGACAAGTTTGTCATGTTTGCGACGCGCAAAGGCGTGGTGAAAAAGACGTCGCTGGATGCTTTCTCCAACCCGCGCAAGGCCGGCGTCAACGCCATGAACCTGCCGGTCGAGGACGAGCTGATCGATGCGCGCATCACCGACGGTACGTACGATGTCGTCCTCGGCACGCGCAAAGGCATGGCCATCCACTTCAAGGAAGACAACGTCCGTCCGATGGGCCGCAGCGCCTACGGTGTGAAAGGCATCAACCTCGCGCCCGGCGACTATGTCGTGGACATGGTGGCCTCAAAGGGCGAGTCGAGCCTGCTGGTCGTGACCGAAAACGGCTACGGCAAACGCACCGAGCTGTCGGACTATCGCATCACCAACCGCGGCGGCAAGGGCGTGATCAATATCAAGGCCTCCGAACGCAACGGCGAGGTGGTGGCGATCCGCGACGTACTGGAACAGGACGAACTGATCCTGATCACGCACAAAGGGATCGCCAACCGACAGGCCGTCAAGGATATCAAGGTGATCGGCCGCAACACGCAGGGCGTGCGCCTGATCTCCCTCAAGGGCGGCGACAAGGTAACCGATGTCGCGCGGCTGATACTGGAGGACTAG
- a CDS encoding serine protease, producing the protein MSTQRISAFIIGVCMALLVFESGVWAKSLSRPFAEQVFECVYRVVGADGDIATGFFVSCADSSGDASSLLVTARHVFDNVDGDTINVYLRKQNERNVYEVFAYPVPIRSGDTSLYISHPDSTVDLAVVAVPLPPGFTVRVANKALLADLSAFNRYEIAPGGPVHYLGYPRGYSSGEGDFPILRTGAAASYPIDPKRLFLIDGVVYEGNSGGLVYVDPPLGFNRQNRLEKPAAMIVGVLTTSIARRTDDSSSAEGDTREYLNLGGVTSSVRLLELLEIVGCR; encoded by the coding sequence ATGAGCACACAACGCATCTCGGCTTTTATCATCGGCGTTTGTATGGCCCTGCTTGTTTTCGAGTCAGGTGTGTGGGCCAAATCCCTCTCCCGGCCCTTCGCCGAGCAGGTCTTCGAATGCGTCTACCGGGTGGTCGGCGCCGACGGCGATATCGCCACCGGCTTTTTCGTCTCCTGCGCTGATTCGTCGGGCGACGCTTCGAGCTTGCTCGTCACCGCCCGCCATGTGTTCGACAATGTCGACGGCGATACCATCAATGTCTATCTGCGTAAACAGAACGAACGAAACGTCTACGAGGTGTTCGCATACCCGGTGCCCATTCGCTCCGGGGACACATCGTTGTACATCAGCCATCCCGACAGCACGGTCGATCTGGCCGTTGTCGCCGTTCCGCTCCCCCCCGGATTTACGGTTCGCGTGGCCAACAAGGCGCTTCTCGCCGATCTGTCGGCGTTCAACCGCTATGAGATCGCTCCGGGCGGCCCGGTGCACTATCTCGGTTATCCGCGCGGCTACAGCTCCGGCGAGGGAGACTTCCCGATTCTCCGCACCGGCGCCGCGGCGTCGTATCCGATCGATCCAAAGAGGCTGTTTCTGATCGATGGTGTCGTGTACGAGGGGAACTCGGGCGGGCTGGTGTATGTCGACCCGCCGCTCGGATTCAATCGGCAGAATCGCCTCGAGAAGCCGGCCGCGATGATTGTCGGCGTACTCACGACCTCGATCGCCCGGCGTACCGATGACTCATCATCGGCAGAAGGTGATACCCGCGAGTATCTCAACCTTGGCGGCGTAACGAGTTCCGTCCGCCTGCTGGAACTGCTGGAAATTGTCGGCTGCCGGTAG
- a CDS encoding peptidylprolyl isomerase: MAGARNGDTAKVDYTGRLDDGTVFDSSDGRDPIQFTLGKSQVIAGFEEAVVGMETGQTKTFTIPCDKAYGPHRNENVMTVALKDLNLDFNPKKGEHLTLQRSDGHQLTVEVSDINESEITLDANHPLCGKDLTFDITVVEIA; encoded by the coding sequence ATGGCAGGCGCAAGAAACGGCGACACCGCAAAAGTCGATTACACCGGTCGGTTGGATGACGGGACGGTCTTTGATAGCTCCGACGGACGCGATCCGATCCAGTTCACGCTGGGGAAAAGTCAGGTGATCGCCGGTTTTGAGGAAGCAGTCGTGGGGATGGAAACCGGGCAGACCAAGACCTTCACCATCCCGTGCGACAAAGCCTACGGCCCGCACCGCAACGAAAACGTCATGACGGTCGCGCTGAAGGACCTCAATCTGGATTTTAACCCCAAAAAAGGCGAACACCTTACCTTGCAGCGGTCTGACGGACATCAGTTGACCGTCGAGGTGTCCGATATCAATGAGTCGGAAATCACGCTTGACGCCAATCACCCGCTGTGTGGCAAAGATCTGACGTTCGATATTACTGTCGTAGAAATTGCCTGA
- a CDS encoding M15 family metallopeptidase: MGRTVVLFALATLCLAPAAGAASGCTDSVRFDSVSYAVGEPWCGRRLDSAAIARPSELVRLPDSLSFEDYRIYVSPATRRAFLAMAAAARQDGIRLIADSGYRSVAYQRRLIARRLADGKSFAAITKFVAPPGYSQHHTGRAVDLIPSDPSFANSKTYAWLSEHAASFGFRESYPRDFAGGLHWESWHWMFVGDD, encoded by the coding sequence GTGGGTCGTACAGTTGTTCTTTTCGCGTTGGCGACGCTTTGCCTTGCGCCGGCTGCCGGCGCCGCGAGCGGCTGCACCGATTCCGTTCGGTTTGACTCGGTCAGCTACGCCGTAGGCGAACCGTGGTGCGGGCGCCGGCTGGACAGCGCTGCGATCGCCCGACCATCCGAACTGGTGCGCCTTCCGGATTCTCTGTCGTTCGAAGATTACCGCATCTACGTCAGCCCCGCCACCCGCCGCGCGTTTCTGGCCATGGCGGCCGCCGCTCGACAGGACGGAATCCGGCTGATCGCGGATTCAGGATATCGATCTGTGGCTTACCAGCGGCGTTTGATTGCGCGGCGGCTCGCCGATGGCAAGTCGTTCGCCGCCATAACGAAATTCGTGGCGCCACCCGGTTACAGCCAGCACCACACCGGCCGGGCCGTAGACCTGATCCCGTCGGATCCGTCTTTCGCCAATAGCAAGACCTATGCCTGGCTCAGCGAGCACGCCGCTTCGTTCGGATTCCGCGAGTCCTATCCCCGGGATTTTGCCGGCGGGCTCCACTGGGAAAGCTGGCACTGGATGTTCGTCGGCGACGATTGA
- a CDS encoding TonB-dependent receptor, with the protein MKTSTFKLILAAAIIAGAMTTGAAGLDDSSVIVVGTVIDQQDSPVVGATVTVSADGGVLGAQATDSLGRFLLQFHADRRRDLSVDVSSVGFARTRTMLVVSGDTARVRIQLQTESVPLGSMTIVPTREFAVPGTRIAAEELRRVSRQALVPTNPVGAIRNPEVVRVGSAHSSRIRVFGSSPAYHLNGLPIGADPDHYGMFHVLPSSTIDRLELNLYGTDVSRATPSSTELVTPVRFGTHRTGELSVSTIEATGTASIGTDRWFALGAVRKSVLDKLVTRLDIHSNRQTLPPTNFQDISLYAGLRLSPTLRLFVDQYHVQDFLSYQVDSYVADGFVDTYQHSARHYGAIRLQADRGSLQLVGGIAVHDSFEEYSASPDSESDRSRLAIDLDYKRTSAIATIRGDYLWRSWRLTAGLDDETVYRRSINLRQRNWNFLSPFASSNNPYIYQQGLNELYGSFSRDDNERNSAAYAAVEWQRDGWRVEAGLRGQSFDHLGDKTSLLHRVSLSGAIAGDLRARLFEGTFAENPAGNVLEPYQVIVYDWLSDLAPIRSRLVSVSLQYSFLTGTAFLRSVKSLPVLTPDFSRIDEKTGQPIDGFLSARSDGAALYRGVTVSIEKRDLLGDRFGLQASYAYTHSERSQEALRYPDDLDSPHRLRVQADYRMDRDISFGVEFAARSGYPYTPFGTASPATKSSLYSPDYYESQAAQINSERFPSSISLNVFGEVRIKRGALFFSVANVTNRANPIISTASGYIHDAGIMPTIGYRLTF; encoded by the coding sequence ATGAAGACCTCGACGTTCAAGCTGATACTTGCGGCGGCCATTATCGCCGGAGCCATGACGACCGGCGCCGCGGGCCTTGACGACTCGTCGGTTATCGTTGTTGGAACGGTTATTGACCAGCAGGACAGCCCGGTTGTCGGGGCGACGGTGACGGTTTCAGCTGACGGCGGCGTGTTGGGCGCGCAGGCAACGGATTCACTGGGGCGGTTCCTGCTGCAATTCCACGCCGATAGGCGCCGCGACCTGTCAGTCGACGTGTCCTCGGTCGGCTTTGCCCGGACGCGCACGATGCTCGTGGTTTCCGGCGATACCGCACGAGTCCGGATTCAGCTCCAAACTGAGTCGGTGCCGCTCGGCTCCATGACGATCGTCCCCACCCGGGAATTTGCCGTTCCCGGTACCAGAATAGCCGCTGAAGAACTTCGTCGAGTCTCACGTCAGGCACTCGTGCCTACCAATCCGGTCGGGGCCATTCGCAATCCCGAGGTCGTTCGGGTCGGCTCCGCTCATTCGTCGCGGATTAGAGTTTTCGGAAGCAGCCCGGCGTACCACCTCAACGGACTGCCGATCGGCGCGGATCCCGACCACTACGGCATGTTCCACGTGCTGCCGTCATCAACGATCGACCGCCTGGAGTTGAACCTTTATGGTACCGATGTTTCGCGCGCAACGCCGTCCTCGACTGAACTCGTCACGCCGGTTCGTTTCGGTACGCATAGAACGGGAGAGTTGAGTGTATCGACAATCGAGGCGACCGGCACCGCTTCGATAGGTACCGACCGCTGGTTCGCCCTGGGAGCCGTACGCAAGTCTGTCCTCGACAAGCTGGTAACCCGCCTCGACATACATTCCAACCGACAGACTCTGCCGCCGACCAATTTTCAGGACATCTCGCTGTATGCCGGTCTGAGACTCTCGCCCACCCTTCGCCTGTTTGTCGACCAGTACCACGTGCAGGACTTCCTGTCCTACCAGGTGGACTCATACGTCGCCGACGGATTCGTGGATACGTACCAGCACTCGGCGCGCCATTACGGCGCGATCCGTCTGCAGGCGGACCGGGGAAGTCTCCAGCTTGTCGGCGGGATAGCGGTACACGACTCGTTCGAGGAATACTCCGCCTCTCCCGACAGTGAGTCGGACAGGTCTCGCCTGGCAATCGATCTTGATTATAAGCGCACGAGCGCGATAGCGACCATCCGGGGCGATTACCTGTGGCGATCCTGGCGCTTGACCGCGGGCCTCGATGACGAGACGGTCTACCGCCGTAGCATCAACCTGAGACAGCGCAACTGGAATTTCCTTTCGCCGTTTGCATCGAGCAACAATCCCTACATTTACCAGCAGGGACTGAACGAACTTTACGGATCGTTCAGCCGGGATGATAACGAGCGCAACAGCGCAGCATACGCGGCGGTGGAGTGGCAGCGCGACGGCTGGCGAGTCGAAGCCGGCCTTCGGGGTCAGTCGTTCGATCACCTCGGCGACAAAACCTCTCTGCTGCACCGCGTGAGTTTGTCGGGCGCCATTGCGGGCGACCTCAGGGCACGGCTGTTCGAAGGGACGTTTGCGGAAAATCCCGCGGGCAACGTGCTGGAGCCGTACCAGGTTATCGTCTACGACTGGCTGAGCGACCTTGCGCCGATTCGCTCGCGCCTCGTGTCGGTGAGCCTCCAGTATTCCTTCCTCACCGGGACCGCATTTCTGCGTTCGGTAAAGAGTCTTCCCGTGCTGACGCCGGATTTCTCGCGGATCGACGAGAAGACCGGTCAACCGATCGACGGATTTCTTTCGGCCCGGTCGGACGGTGCGGCGCTGTATCGGGGAGTGACCGTGTCGATCGAAAAACGTGACCTGCTCGGTGACCGATTCGGCCTGCAGGCGTCCTACGCGTATACCCATTCGGAACGATCGCAGGAGGCGCTGCGATACCCCGACGACCTCGACTCTCCGCACCGGCTTCGCGTGCAGGCGGATTACCGTATGGACCGCGATATCAGCTTCGGTGTTGAGTTCGCCGCACGCAGCGGGTATCCGTACACGCCGTTCGGCACCGCGAGTCCCGCCACGAAATCCAGTCTGTATTCCCCGGACTACTATGAATCGCAGGCAGCGCAGATCAACAGCGAACGGTTCCCATCGAGTATTTCACTGAACGTATTCGGGGAAGTGCGGATCAAGCGGGGGGCGCTGTTTTTCTCCGTCGCAAATGTCACCAACCGGGCAAATCCGATCATCAGCACGGCGTCGGGCTATATTCACGACGCCGGGATCATGCCGACAATCGGGTACCGCCTGACTTTCTGA
- a CDS encoding cobalamin-binding protein: MRIVSLIASATEIVHALGMGDCQVGRSHECDYPSSVLNLPVVTEPKFRLDGSSYEIDQRIKAILQEGLSVYRVLADRLDHLHPDVIITQTQCAVCAVSLSDIEKAVCEMISSRPRIVALEPNSLADIFADIRQVARALAIPQAGETLTDEMRRRMKAIAIRAGSLANHPTVALIEWIDPLMAAGNWMPSLVEMAGGRDLYGAPGKHSGVLSWDNLVASDPDAIIVAPCGYTIEQSLAELERLSRPPGWSDLSAVRSGRVFVADGNRFFNRPGPRVTETLEILAEILHPAIFTFGHEGSGWIRFNQGAGPSL, translated from the coding sequence ATGCGGATAGTGTCTCTGATTGCCAGCGCCACAGAAATAGTCCATGCCCTGGGAATGGGTGACTGTCAGGTGGGTCGCTCCCACGAATGCGATTACCCGTCATCGGTACTCAACCTTCCGGTGGTAACCGAACCGAAATTCCGCCTCGACGGCTCCAGTTACGAGATCGACCAGCGGATCAAGGCCATTCTCCAGGAAGGTCTGTCCGTCTACCGGGTGCTGGCGGACCGTCTCGATCACCTTCATCCGGATGTCATTATCACGCAGACGCAATGTGCGGTCTGCGCGGTATCGCTGTCCGACATCGAGAAGGCTGTCTGCGAGATGATTTCATCGAGGCCCAGGATCGTGGCCCTTGAACCGAATTCTCTGGCCGATATCTTTGCGGATATCCGGCAGGTCGCCCGTGCGCTGGCTATCCCGCAGGCCGGGGAGACGCTTACGGACGAGATGCGCCGAAGGATGAAAGCGATAGCGATCCGCGCCGGCAGTCTTGCGAATCACCCCACTGTTGCCCTGATTGAATGGATCGATCCACTGATGGCGGCCGGGAACTGGATGCCCTCGCTTGTCGAGATGGCCGGCGGCCGAGACTTGTACGGTGCGCCGGGAAAGCACTCCGGCGTGCTGTCGTGGGACAACCTGGTTGCATCAGACCCCGATGCGATCATCGTGGCCCCGTGCGGCTATACGATCGAGCAGTCACTGGCCGAACTGGAGCGACTGAGCAGGCCGCCCGGCTGGAGCGACCTGTCAGCCGTGCGGTCCGGCCGCGTGTTTGTTGCCGACGGCAATCGGTTTTTCAATCGGCCGGGACCCCGCGTGACGGAAACGCTTGAAATCCTCGCGGAAATCCTTCATCCTGCCATCTTCACGTTCGGCCATGAAGGGTCGGGCTGGATCAGATTTAATCAAGGAGCCGGACCGTCGCTGTGA
- a CDS encoding DMT family transporter — translation MGEYVGHYAALLTAFLWSFTAIFFSEAGVRIGSFRVNNIRLVFAVAIYCIVLLITTGRIWPDGITPAQVAWLAGSGLIGLVIGDSLGFKALVMIGPRVTTLLWATAPIMATVIAWFLLGEQLHIVEVFGIALTVAGTAWVISERRFKSGPQVQLAAGHPDSGSRTKGVLLGLGAAFGQAAGLVMSKHAMLDLGSTVEPMPASFIRMLFSMVMIWLLAAFRGEIGGTIRAVRHGSAMLFTASGAVVGPFLGVWMSLVAVKYIEAGIAATLNATTPILIIPVVIMYYKEKVSARAILGAFVAFIGVALLFVGDELFAIF, via the coding sequence ATGGGCGAATATGTCGGACACTATGCCGCGTTGTTGACGGCCTTCCTCTGGTCCTTCACCGCGATTTTCTTCTCCGAGGCCGGCGTTCGAATCGGCTCGTTCCGGGTGAACAACATCCGACTGGTATTCGCGGTCGCGATTTACTGTATCGTGTTGCTGATTACGACCGGCCGCATCTGGCCTGACGGTATCACCCCGGCACAAGTGGCGTGGCTGGCAGGTTCGGGTCTCATCGGGCTGGTTATCGGCGACAGTCTTGGATTCAAGGCGCTGGTGATGATAGGTCCCCGCGTGACCACGTTGCTGTGGGCGACCGCGCCGATCATGGCAACCGTTATCGCCTGGTTCTTGCTCGGCGAGCAACTGCATATCGTCGAGGTGTTCGGCATCGCCCTGACGGTCGCCGGTACTGCGTGGGTGATATCGGAACGTCGTTTCAAGAGCGGTCCCCAGGTGCAACTTGCGGCCGGCCACCCGGATTCGGGTTCCCGGACAAAAGGCGTGCTGCTGGGGCTTGGCGCCGCGTTTGGACAGGCGGCCGGACTGGTGATGTCCAAGCATGCCATGCTCGATCTTGGTTCCACGGTCGAGCCGATGCCGGCGTCCTTCATCCGCATGCTCTTCTCGATGGTGATGATATGGCTGCTGGCGGCTTTTCGTGGAGAGATCGGCGGAACTATCCGTGCGGTAAGACACGGATCCGCGATGCTGTTCACTGCGAGTGGAGCGGTCGTCGGACCGTTTCTGGGCGTCTGGATGTCGCTGGTCGCAGTCAAGTATATCGAGGCCGGAATCGCCGCCACCCTGAACGCCACCACCCCGATATTGATAATCCCGGTCGTCATCATGTACTACAAGGAAAAGGTCAGCGCGCGGGCGATTCTCGGAGCGTTTGTCGCGTTTATCGGCGTTGCCCTGCTGTTTGTCGGCGATGAACTATTTGCAATATTCTAA
- a CDS encoding flavin reductase family protein: MADEKDIKKALRKLEYGIYVITLGKGAEGNAFTASWVTQVSSEPPMVAAAVHNKHKSAWHLNDLQSYVINILPESGLPTARAYYGPAESGYDKLKAKDISAAPVSGTVRLNGAIGYLDCKIVDRVKTGNHTLFVAEVVDGALQTDGPILSTTNGKLHYAG, translated from the coding sequence ATGGCCGATGAAAAGGACATCAAAAAGGCGCTTCGCAAACTCGAGTACGGCATCTATGTGATCACACTGGGGAAGGGGGCCGAGGGAAACGCATTCACTGCCAGCTGGGTGACACAGGTGTCCTCGGAACCGCCTATGGTCGCGGCGGCCGTTCACAACAAGCACAAGTCAGCCTGGCACCTCAACGATCTCCAGTCGTACGTCATTAACATTCTGCCCGAAAGCGGTTTGCCGACCGCCAGGGCCTACTATGGCCCGGCCGAGTCCGGCTATGACAAACTGAAAGCCAAAGACATCTCGGCGGCCCCCGTCTCCGGTACGGTTCGTCTCAACGGCGCAATCGGCTATCTCGACTGCAAGATTGTCGACCGTGTGAAAACCGGAAACCACACGCTTTTTGTCGCTGAAGTGGTGGACGGCGCCCTGCAAACGGACGGCCCGATCCTGTCGACCACCAACGGCAAACTGCATTACGCCGGTTAA